One genomic segment of uncultured Desulfobacter sp. includes these proteins:
- the thiF gene encoding sulfur carrier protein ThiS adenylyltransferase ThiF produces the protein MKIGFAGVGGIGSNVALNLVRSGVMELKLVDFDRVESGNLNRQFYFADQIGLFKVEALKINLSRINPEAQLEAEVQHIDAQNCAELFSDCDFIVEGFDRQVDKKMLIETFANRKDVVSACGIAGSDLAGIRSRKIGNCCIVGDFTTDCHQAPLFSHKVTTVANYMSEFILCQPGVLHD, from the coding sequence ATGAAAATAGGTTTTGCCGGGGTCGGAGGTATCGGCTCCAATGTGGCCCTTAACCTGGTTCGAAGCGGCGTCATGGAACTCAAACTGGTCGATTTCGACCGGGTAGAATCCGGTAACCTCAACCGTCAGTTTTATTTTGCCGACCAGATCGGCTTGTTCAAGGTCGAGGCACTTAAGATCAATTTAAGCCGTATTAATCCTGAGGCGCAACTTGAGGCGGAGGTTCAGCATATTGACGCGCAAAACTGCGCTGAACTGTTTTCCGACTGCGATTTTATCGTTGAGGGCTTTGACCGCCAAGTGGATAAAAAAATGCTCATTGAAACCTTTGCTAATAGAAAGGATGTGGTTTCAGCCTGTGGCATTGCCGGATCCGATTTGGCCGGCATACGTTCGCGCAAAATCGGCAACTGCTGCATTGTCGGCGACTTCACCACCGATTGCCATCAGGCTCCGCTGTTCAGTCACAAGGTCACCACCGTTGCCAATTACATGAGTGAATTTATTCTCTGTCAACCTGGCGTGCTCCATGATTAA
- the thiH gene encoding 2-iminoacetate synthase ThiH, with protein MSFYKVVEQYRDFDVPNFFDQLSDEDIIRSLAKEKPGPMDFLTLLSPRAAGHLEAMAHKAHQLSVQYFGRTIQMFIPLYISNHCNNGCAYCGFNHKNSILRRKLSLEEIEVEAKAIAKTGMQQILFLTGEAPHMTPMSYLLDAAKLLKKHFASVAIEIYPLEVEEYRQLYEVGVDSMTMFQETYDEGVYKRVHLAGKKMDYHWRLNGPERAAKGGMRVVNLGALLGLSEPRREMFFTGLHARYLENKYIDTEVAISLPRFNEAEGDFQPDYLVNDKTFVQFMTALRIFLPRSGLTVSTRENATFRDRILPLGVTRYSAGSSTGVGGYTEIPDGQTPQFEITDARSVAQVADAILAQGYQPIYKDWDCI; from the coding sequence ATGTCATTCTATAAGGTAGTTGAACAATACCGTGATTTTGATGTTCCCAATTTTTTTGACCAGTTGAGTGATGAAGACATCATTCGTAGTCTGGCCAAGGAAAAACCCGGTCCTATGGATTTTTTGACTCTGCTGAGTCCCAGGGCTGCCGGACATCTTGAAGCCATGGCTCACAAAGCCCATCAGTTGAGCGTGCAGTATTTTGGACGTACGATTCAAATGTTTATTCCGCTTTACATATCCAATCACTGTAATAATGGTTGCGCCTATTGTGGGTTTAATCACAAAAACTCCATCCTTCGCCGAAAGCTCAGCCTGGAAGAGATTGAGGTTGAAGCCAAGGCCATTGCCAAAACCGGCATGCAGCAGATACTCTTTCTCACCGGCGAAGCCCCGCACATGACCCCCATGTCGTACCTGCTGGATGCGGCTAAACTGCTTAAAAAGCATTTTGCATCCGTGGCGATCGAGATTTATCCGCTTGAGGTTGAAGAGTACCGCCAACTTTACGAGGTCGGTGTCGATTCCATGACCATGTTCCAGGAAACCTATGACGAAGGCGTCTATAAACGGGTTCATCTGGCCGGTAAAAAGATGGATTACCACTGGCGCCTCAATGGGCCTGAACGGGCTGCCAAGGGCGGCATGCGGGTTGTTAACCTTGGGGCGTTGCTTGGTCTTTCCGAACCCCGCCGGGAAATGTTTTTCACCGGGTTACATGCCCGCTACCTTGAAAATAAATATATCGATACCGAGGTCGCCATCTCCCTGCCCAGATTTAATGAGGCGGAAGGCGATTTTCAACCCGATTACCTGGTGAATGACAAAACCTTTGTTCAGTTCATGACCGCACTGCGTATTTTTCTGCCGCGTTCGGGACTGACCGTCTCCACCCGTGAAAATGCCACCTTTCGTGACCGCATTCTTCCCTTGGGTGTTACGCGTTACTCTGCCGGATCAAGTACCGGTGTAGGTGGATACACCGAGATCCCCGACGGTCAGACGCCGCAATTTGAAATTACCGATGCGCGCAGCGTGGCTCAGGTGGCCGATGCGATTCTGGCCCAGGGTTATCAGCCGATTTACAAAGACTGGGACTGTATCTGA
- a CDS encoding thiazole synthase produces the protein MNDDVLLLGGKEFSNRLLTGTGKFGNHGQIPKMLAASGSQMITVALRRVDISAQSENILEYIPKNVTLLPNTSGARTAEQAVRVARIAREAGCGDFIKIEVITDMKYLMPDNWETLKATEILAKEGFQVLPYVLPDLPLAKRLEDAGAAAVMPLGAPIGTNRGLETKPLIAMLIENASVPIVVDAGIGKPSQAAAAMEMGADAVLVNTAIATARDPEAMGRAFDLAVKAGRAAYLAEMAEASTFARASSPLTGFLDE, from the coding sequence ATGAACGACGATGTACTTTTATTAGGTGGGAAAGAATTCAGTAACCGGTTACTGACTGGTACCGGGAAATTTGGCAACCATGGACAAATCCCCAAGATGCTTGCGGCCAGTGGTTCACAGATGATCACTGTTGCTCTGCGTCGTGTCGACATCTCTGCTCAGTCTGAAAATATTCTTGAATACATTCCCAAGAATGTGACCCTGCTGCCTAATACTTCCGGTGCCCGCACTGCAGAACAGGCCGTACGCGTTGCCCGTATTGCCCGGGAAGCTGGTTGTGGTGATTTTATCAAAATCGAAGTCATCACCGATATGAAATATTTGATGCCGGACAACTGGGAAACCTTGAAGGCAACGGAAATTCTGGCCAAAGAAGGGTTCCAGGTGCTGCCTTATGTTCTGCCGGACCTGCCCCTGGCCAAACGCCTGGAAGATGCCGGTGCGGCAGCGGTCATGCCCCTGGGCGCACCAATCGGAACTAACCGGGGATTGGAGACCAAACCGCTGATTGCCATGTTAATTGAAAACGCCTCCGTGCCCATTGTTGTTGATGCGGGAATCGGCAAACCTTCCCAGGCAGCTGCTGCAATGGAAATGGGCGCAGATGCGGTTCTGGTGAATACTGCCATTGCCACGGCCCGGGATCCGGAAGCCATGGGACGCGCCTTTGATCTCGCGGTTAAAGCCGGACGGGCTGCCTATCTGGCTGAAATGGCCGAGGCGTCCACTTTTGCCCGTGCCTCTTCTCCGCTCACCGGATTTCTTGACGAATAA
- the thiS gene encoding sulfur carrier protein ThiS, translating to MNVFVNGNKEHIEPCTLAQLIAWKKLDAGALVIELNQQIIKQEFWPTTELQDGDRLEMLSFVGGG from the coding sequence ATGAATGTTTTTGTCAACGGAAATAAGGAACATATAGAGCCCTGCACTTTGGCGCAGTTGATCGCCTGGAAAAAGCTCGATGCAGGTGCGCTGGTTATCGAACTTAACCAACAAATCATTAAACAGGAATTTTGGCCGACAACGGAACTCCAGGACGGAGATCGCCTGGAGATGCTCAGTTTTGTCGGAGGAGGCTGA
- the dapF gene encoding diaminopimelate epimerase — MHIDFWKMHGIGNDFIMLDDRDKIVAGHTDYSDLAVRLCHRRFGIGADGIILALPSDTHDIRFVIINSDGSEPEMCGNGMRCFAKYLYENNVLVKDEMTVQTLAGTVVPRIEKTKNGQVISVCVDMGVPKLIPEQIPFVHDGDRALGVPIETEQGTMSVSCVSMGNPHAVIFVADLSRVDIETIGPLVENHPRFPEKTNVEFIEVLSHTALKMRVWERGAGVTLACGTGACAAVTAAHLTERAGRQVRVHLDGGDLDIFWDKSCGHIFKTGPAQTVFKGTVEI; from the coding sequence ATGCATATAGATTTCTGGAAAATGCACGGTATCGGCAATGATTTTATCATGCTGGATGACCGGGACAAAATCGTTGCCGGGCACACCGACTATTCGGATCTGGCGGTGCGTTTGTGCCACAGACGGTTTGGCATTGGTGCCGACGGCATTATCCTGGCCCTGCCTTCTGATACCCATGACATCCGGTTTGTTATTATTAATTCAGATGGGTCCGAACCTGAGATGTGCGGTAACGGTATGCGCTGTTTTGCTAAATATTTGTACGAGAACAATGTTCTTGTCAAAGATGAAATGACGGTTCAGACTTTGGCCGGAACCGTGGTGCCCCGGATTGAAAAAACGAAAAACGGACAGGTGATATCCGTATGCGTGGATATGGGCGTACCAAAGCTTATTCCTGAACAGATTCCTTTTGTCCATGACGGGGATAGGGCCCTTGGGGTACCCATTGAAACTGAGCAAGGCACAATGTCCGTTTCCTGTGTCTCCATGGGGAATCCCCATGCCGTGATTTTTGTGGCGGACCTGTCCAGGGTGGACATTGAAACCATCGGTCCTTTGGTGGAAAATCATCCTCGTTTTCCTGAAAAAACCAATGTGGAATTCATAGAAGTCCTTTCTCATACGGCATTAAAAATGCGGGTGTGGGAACGCGGGGCCGGGGTAACCCTTGCCTGCGGCACCGGGGCCTGTGCTGCGGTTACGGCGGCTCATCTGACGGAGCGGGCAGGGCGGCAGGTGCGTGTTCATCTGGACGGCGGAGATTTGGATATTTTTTGGGATAAATCCTGTGGTCATATTTTTAAAACCGGGCCTGCCCAAACCGTTTTTAAAGGAACGGTTGAAATTTAG
- a CDS encoding HRDC domain-containing protein has translation MVYQFVTTDKDLAQICLKLEPCEIIGVDLEADSMHCFSEKICLIQIAGPNQAWLVDPFLINDFSPFSQILENPEIIKVFHGSDFDVRSLDRELSVEIENLFDTEIACRFLNIKARGLGALLKSFFDIDVDKKYQKVDWSKRPLKDEMIAYSVGDVATLVELHDLLKERLEKIGRLAWAEEEFNLQARVKYESNHLRPLFKKFKGAGKLDNRSLAVLEHLLEVRLSQAEKKDLPPFKIMSNQSIMTMVQRRPASVEAILKYRALSPKQAGMYGQLCVKAIETALALPHRELPSYPRTRMPRKTSQVLGRIDALKKMREAASRALAMEPGFLINNNMIAAVAADKPSSQEGLLQIPGMRNWQVEALGDRIMETLSRVQ, from the coding sequence GTGGTTTATCAGTTTGTAACAACGGACAAAGACCTGGCACAAATATGCTTGAAACTTGAACCCTGTGAGATAATCGGCGTGGATCTGGAAGCCGATTCCATGCACTGTTTTTCAGAAAAGATATGCCTGATCCAGATTGCGGGCCCAAATCAGGCCTGGCTGGTGGATCCTTTTTTGATTAATGATTTTTCACCCTTTTCTCAAATCCTTGAAAATCCGGAGATTATCAAGGTGTTCCATGGGTCAGATTTTGATGTCAGAAGCCTTGACCGGGAGTTGTCCGTTGAAATTGAGAACTTGTTTGACACCGAGATCGCCTGCCGGTTTTTAAATATTAAGGCCCGGGGCCTGGGCGCATTGTTGAAATCCTTTTTTGATATTGATGTGGATAAAAAGTACCAGAAGGTGGATTGGTCAAAACGGCCTTTGAAAGATGAGATGATTGCCTACAGTGTGGGTGATGTGGCAACGCTTGTGGAACTGCATGACCTTTTAAAGGAGCGTCTTGAAAAAATCGGGCGCCTGGCCTGGGCCGAAGAAGAATTTAATTTGCAGGCCAGGGTCAAATACGAGAGTAATCATTTAAGGCCCTTGTTTAAAAAGTTCAAGGGAGCCGGTAAACTTGACAACCGGAGCCTTGCCGTGCTGGAGCATTTGCTGGAAGTCCGGCTTTCTCAGGCGGAGAAAAAAGATCTGCCACCCTTTAAAATTATGTCCAACCAGTCGATTATGACCATGGTTCAGCGCAGGCCGGCCAGTGTTGAGGCGATATTGAAATATCGGGCATTAAGTCCTAAGCAGGCAGGCATGTACGGGCAGTTGTGCGTCAAGGCCATTGAAACCGCCCTTGCCTTACCCCACCGGGAACTGCCCTCTTACCCCAGAACCCGGATGCCACGGAAAACTTCCCAAGTCCTTGGGCGCATTGATGCATTAAAGAAAATGCGTGAAGCCGCGTCCCGGGCCCTGGCCATGGAGCCTGGATTTTTGATCAATAACAATATGATTGCTGCTGTGGCAGCAGACAAGCCGTCAAGCCAGGAAGGCTTGTTGCAGATTCCGGGCATGCGAAACTGGCAGGTCGAGGCGCTTGGTGATCGAATTATGGAGACCCTGTCCCGGGTGCAATGA
- the thrS gene encoding threonine--tRNA ligase, protein MIQITFPDNAVKEFDTPPTGMDVAKSISEGFARNCVAMEIEGQAIDLGAVIEKDSAVSFITAKDEKGLDILRHSSAHVMAEAVLNLYPDAKLTIGPVVEDGFYYDIDMEPVSETDLEKIEAEMKKIIKAKAGFERRVVTREQALTLFADNPFKVELINELPEGEEISLYQNGKFVDLCRGPHIPNTGMIKGVKLLKTSGAYWRADQSREQLQRLYGISFFDKKKLNAYLNMIEEAKKRDHRKLGTRLDLFSFHDEAPGMPFFHAKGIDMWNALLDYWRIEHKKDGYVETKTPVMMTRKLWEQSGHWENYRENMYTSTIDDEEYAIKPMNCPGGMILYKTKSHSYKDLPHRAGEIGLVHRHELSGALSGLFRVRAFHQDDAHIFMTPDQIQEEVLGVLKLAERVYARFGLSFHLELSTRPEKSIGTDEQWETATNGLRNAIEAYGQEFMINEGDGAFYGPKIDIHIKDALGRTWQCGTIQLDMALPERFDLTYKGADNEKHRPIMIHRVIYGSMERFFGILVEHFAGKFPLWLAPVQAVILPINQELAPYAKEIQNLLEVHDIRCDVDERSETLKKKIREAQLNYIPLIITIGDKEKDDKVLSVRTLDGKVKMGVTHKEFLTKVCAHIKERVLEGISL, encoded by the coding sequence ATGATTCAAATAACTTTCCCGGATAATGCAGTAAAAGAATTTGACACACCACCCACAGGCATGGATGTGGCAAAAAGCATTTCCGAAGGATTTGCCCGCAACTGCGTGGCCATGGAAATAGAAGGGCAAGCCATTGATTTAGGCGCTGTCATTGAAAAAGACAGTGCGGTGAGCTTTATCACAGCCAAAGATGAGAAGGGGCTGGATATTCTGCGCCACTCTTCGGCCCATGTCATGGCCGAAGCCGTACTCAACCTCTATCCGGACGCCAAGCTGACCATCGGCCCTGTAGTGGAAGATGGGTTTTATTATGATATTGATATGGAACCGGTGAGCGAAACAGACCTTGAAAAAATAGAAGCTGAGATGAAAAAAATCATCAAGGCCAAAGCAGGCTTTGAACGCCGGGTGGTTACACGAGAACAGGCGCTGACACTTTTCGCCGACAACCCCTTTAAGGTGGAGTTGATCAATGAACTGCCCGAAGGTGAAGAGATCTCTTTGTACCAAAACGGTAAATTCGTTGACCTGTGCCGCGGCCCCCATATCCCCAACACCGGTATGATCAAGGGTGTAAAACTATTAAAAACCTCCGGTGCCTACTGGCGGGCAGACCAGTCCCGGGAACAACTCCAGCGCCTGTACGGCATCTCCTTTTTTGACAAAAAGAAGCTCAACGCCTATCTGAACATGATCGAGGAAGCCAAAAAGCGGGACCACAGAAAACTTGGCACCCGTCTGGATCTGTTCTCCTTCCATGACGAAGCACCGGGCATGCCCTTTTTCCACGCCAAAGGCATTGACATGTGGAATGCGCTTTTGGATTACTGGCGCATCGAGCATAAAAAAGACGGATATGTGGAGACCAAAACCCCTGTAATGATGACCAGAAAACTTTGGGAACAAAGCGGCCACTGGGAAAATTACCGGGAAAACATGTACACCTCCACCATTGATGACGAAGAATACGCCATCAAGCCCATGAACTGCCCCGGCGGCATGATCCTTTACAAAACAAAATCCCACTCATACAAAGACCTGCCCCACCGGGCCGGAGAGATCGGGCTGGTGCACCGCCATGAACTTTCAGGGGCGTTATCAGGCCTGTTCCGGGTCCGGGCCTTTCACCAGGATGATGCCCATATTTTCATGACCCCGGACCAAATCCAGGAAGAAGTTTTAGGCGTTCTGAAACTGGCTGAACGAGTCTATGCACGTTTTGGACTATCCTTTCATCTGGAGCTGTCCACAAGACCTGAGAAATCAATCGGCACGGATGAACAGTGGGAAACCGCCACCAACGGGCTGCGCAATGCCATCGAAGCCTATGGCCAAGAATTCATGATCAATGAAGGGGATGGTGCATTTTACGGCCCCAAGATAGACATACACATCAAGGACGCTTTGGGCAGAACCTGGCAATGCGGCACGATTCAGCTGGACATGGCGCTGCCGGAACGTTTTGATCTGACTTACAAGGGCGCGGACAATGAAAAGCACCGGCCCATCATGATCCACCGGGTAATCTACGGTTCCATGGAGCGGTTCTTTGGTATTCTTGTGGAGCATTTTGCAGGCAAATTCCCCCTATGGCTGGCCCCGGTTCAGGCCGTGATCCTGCCCATTAACCAGGAACTGGCCCCCTATGCAAAAGAAATCCAAAATCTGCTGGAGGTCCATGACATCCGTTGCGACGTGGATGAAAGAAGCGAAACCCTTAAAAAGAAAATCAGAGAAGCCCAATTGAACTATATTCCTTTAATCATCACCATTGGTGATAAGGAAAAGGACGACAAGGTATTGTCCGTGCGCACTTTGGACGGCAAGGTCAAGATGGGGGTCACCCACAAAGAGTTCCTGACCAAGGTCTGCGCCCATATCAAGGAACGGGTCCTGGAGGGCATTAGTCTTTAG
- a CDS encoding class I SAM-dependent methyltransferase: MADFSDKLVQILNYGSLNLGLGIGYALEIFDVMDEKGSALTLGELAGATGLNSRYLKEWLGIMVTGGIIKMTQKPDNDDTFFLPPSHGDLLCRRAGNNNLGVYTQEIPLLTACAMEAVKQGFKTGQGVPFSIYPDFQAFMSELADAKHRKVLIQEFIPYVDQGRLEKRLQQGIRVCDIGCGQGVAVCLMAQAYPKSKFVGMDNHDEALEQARALSESFGLSNITFINQDAAKIREASKFNRHFDYVCAFDAIHDQSHPLDALKGVKYILRDGGLFSMIDIKAATNIKNNADHPMGPFLYTVSLMHCMPIGLNDNGSGLGMMWGKEQAIDLLKQAGFSTVCAEEIPNDAFNLHFLCTP, from the coding sequence ATGGCTGATTTTTCCGACAAACTGGTACAGATTCTAAATTACGGCTCCTTGAACTTGGGCTTAGGCATCGGCTACGCCCTTGAAATATTTGATGTCATGGATGAGAAAGGCTCTGCCCTGACCCTTGGGGAACTGGCCGGGGCAACGGGTCTGAACTCGCGTTATCTCAAGGAGTGGCTGGGTATTATGGTCACCGGCGGCATTATCAAGATGACACAAAAGCCGGACAATGATGACACCTTTTTCCTGCCCCCTTCCCATGGGGATCTTTTGTGCAGAAGAGCCGGTAACAACAACCTGGGGGTATACACCCAGGAAATCCCCCTGCTGACCGCCTGTGCCATGGAGGCCGTAAAACAGGGATTTAAAACCGGCCAGGGCGTTCCTTTTTCCATTTATCCGGATTTTCAGGCATTCATGTCGGAACTGGCAGACGCCAAGCACCGCAAGGTGTTAATCCAGGAATTTATTCCTTATGTTGACCAGGGCCGGCTGGAAAAAAGGCTGCAGCAAGGTATCCGGGTCTGCGATATAGGCTGCGGCCAGGGCGTGGCGGTCTGCCTCATGGCCCAGGCCTATCCAAAATCTAAGTTTGTCGGCATGGATAACCATGACGAAGCCCTTGAACAGGCCCGGGCCTTATCCGAATCTTTTGGGTTGTCCAATATTACGTTCATCAACCAGGATGCCGCTAAGATCCGTGAAGCGTCGAAGTTTAACCGACACTTTGATTATGTATGCGCCTTTGACGCCATCCACGACCAGTCCCATCCCCTGGACGCGTTAAAAGGGGTGAAATATATACTGCGCGATGGCGGCCTTTTTTCCATGATCGATATCAAGGCCGCCACCAATATTAAAAACAATGCCGATCATCCCATGGGGCCGTTTTTATACACGGTAAGCCTCATGCACTGCATGCCCATCGGACTGAATGACAACGGTTCGGGCCTTGGCATGATGTGGGGGAAAGAGCAGGCCATAGATCTGCTCAAACAAGCTGGCTTTTCAACGGTTTGTGCCGAAGAAATCCCCAATGATGCCTTTAATCTGCATTTTTTATGCACCCCATAA
- a CDS encoding MBL fold metallo-hydrolase, producing the protein MTKKTQEEHAMEITCLLENNTTDPQLEPAHGLSFFIRTGTRSILFDMGPDQKFADNAKHLGVDLSKVDMAVLSHGHYDHGGGIPQFQKINDKAEIIMTRGAIEGKYYARYKDHDPRYIGLDTDAINKSQCRFIGADLALSRDLTIITDFSKKGFIPQGNSALLRQQEDGKLIEDEFSHELALLIVEDGTSVLFTGCAHSGMGNMIDTVLTRTGLDHIDHVIGGFHLYNRITRVTEPDNRLDILINELSSYGGTTYYTGHCTGPDAPAYMSHKMTRPINVFATGTRLEL; encoded by the coding sequence ATGACAAAAAAAACACAGGAGGAACACGCCATGGAAATCACCTGCCTGCTTGAAAACAATACCACGGACCCGCAACTTGAACCGGCCCACGGCTTAAGTTTTTTTATCCGCACAGGCACTCGGTCCATTCTTTTTGATATGGGACCGGACCAAAAATTTGCAGACAATGCAAAACATTTGGGTGTGGACCTGTCAAAAGTCGACATGGCCGTGCTGTCCCACGGGCACTATGACCATGGCGGCGGCATCCCGCAGTTTCAAAAAATCAATGACAAAGCAGAAATCATCATGACCCGGGGGGCCATTGAAGGCAAATACTATGCCCGCTACAAGGATCATGATCCCCGATATATCGGCCTTGACACCGATGCCATTAACAAAAGCCAATGCCGGTTTATTGGTGCGGATCTGGCCTTATCCAGGGATTTAACCATTATCACCGATTTTTCAAAAAAAGGCTTTATCCCCCAGGGTAATTCAGCCCTGTTGAGGCAGCAGGAAGACGGGAAACTGATTGAGGATGAATTTTCCCATGAACTGGCCCTGCTGATCGTGGAAGACGGCACCTCGGTTCTGTTCACCGGATGCGCCCACTCGGGCATGGGGAATATGATTGATACGGTTCTTACCCGCACAGGCCTGGATCACATTGACCATGTGATCGGCGGATTCCACCTGTATAATCGCATAACCCGGGTCACAGAACCGGACAACCGCCTGGATATTCTGATCAATGAATTGTCATCCTATGGCGGCACAACCTATTATACCGGCCATTGCACGGGCCCTGATGCCCCGGCTTACATGTCCCACAAAATGACACGCCCAATTAACGTGTTTGCCACAGGTACCCGGCTTGAACTCTGA
- a CDS encoding type II toxin-antitoxin system HipA family toxin, producing the protein MNKLFVYINGILAGELWLDDQNRFCFQYSKEWLGEHDSFHLSVSLPLQEKPFLNDSCYSYFTNLLPEAKVLTALSRKLGIAEEDKFSLLRAIGGDCAGAVSLYPPDVDCPGPNDYKYEPFSEKDLAEKITELGINPLLAAEERRLSLAGGMEKLPVYIKDHRIYLPLNGAPTTHIIKTPVKDLQGVVTNEAYCMSLAKNLGFDVPDVDILKVRELWLYAVRRYDRKIEEKSIVRLVQEDFCQALNRNAQQKYNYSLKECFDLIRIECSNPIEDSRKLLNLILFNGLIGNADGHAKNISLLHDENGTTLAPFYDLVSTIVYPQFTKKMPMKIAGKKRQFGHLQKHHFDSLSEEIGMKPNILIKAALNLANRIMIVTEITATEFKAQYGSIEMVDKINSVISFHARSLIDTLSDQLSEYPVQK; encoded by the coding sequence ATGAATAAACTTTTTGTGTACATAAATGGCATACTTGCCGGTGAGCTTTGGTTGGATGATCAAAACAGATTTTGTTTTCAATACTCAAAAGAGTGGTTGGGAGAGCATGATAGTTTTCATTTATCCGTTTCCTTGCCTTTACAAGAAAAACCTTTTCTGAATGATAGCTGTTATTCCTATTTCACAAATCTTTTGCCTGAAGCAAAGGTATTGACGGCTTTGTCACGGAAATTAGGCATTGCTGAAGAGGATAAATTTTCCTTGCTCCGTGCTATTGGCGGGGATTGTGCCGGTGCCGTTTCTCTTTATCCCCCTGATGTCGATTGCCCTGGACCGAATGACTACAAATATGAACCTTTTTCAGAAAAGGATTTAGCAGAAAAAATAACTGAGTTGGGGATCAATCCGTTGCTGGCTGCAGAAGAAAGAAGACTTTCCCTGGCGGGAGGAATGGAGAAGCTGCCGGTCTATATCAAAGATCATCGAATCTATCTGCCCTTAAATGGGGCGCCAACCACTCATATCATCAAGACCCCTGTCAAAGATTTGCAGGGTGTTGTGACCAACGAAGCCTATTGCATGAGTCTGGCTAAAAATTTGGGTTTTGATGTCCCAGATGTCGATATATTGAAAGTCAGGGAGCTCTGGTTGTATGCCGTAAGGCGTTATGACAGAAAGATAGAAGAAAAGAGTATTGTTCGGCTTGTCCAGGAAGATTTTTGTCAGGCATTGAACCGAAACGCTCAGCAGAAATATAATTATTCTTTAAAAGAGTGCTTTGATTTGATCCGAATAGAATGTTCAAATCCTATTGAGGATTCAAGAAAGCTTTTGAATCTAATTTTGTTTAATGGATTGATCGGTAATGCCGATGGCCACGCAAAAAACATTTCGTTGCTGCACGATGAAAATGGAACAACACTTGCGCCATTCTATGATTTGGTTTCTACGATAGTTTATCCCCAGTTTACAAAAAAAATGCCGATGAAGATTGCCGGGAAGAAAAGACAATTTGGCCATCTTCAAAAGCATCATTTTGATTCTCTCAGTGAAGAGATCGGCATGAAACCAAATATTCTAATCAAAGCAGCGTTAAATTTGGCAAACAGGATTATGATTGTTACTGAAATAACGGCAACGGAGTTCAAAGCCCAATATGGATCAATTGAAATGGTCGACAAGATCAATAGTGTGATTTCTTTTCACGCGAGATCATTGATTGATACATTGAGTGATCAATTGAGTGAGTATCCAGTACAGAAATAG
- a CDS encoding helix-turn-helix domain-containing protein: MDSKRIGELIKTVRKEQGFTQAEAAGYLNVGIRFLSELENGKPTVQLGKVLQVLEGLGYETVLIPKFKKKLINYIKKNLSDE; encoded by the coding sequence TTGGATTCGAAACGTATCGGCGAATTGATAAAAACCGTCAGGAAAGAACAAGGGTTTACCCAAGCAGAAGCTGCAGGTTATCTCAATGTTGGGATACGTTTCTTGTCTGAGTTAGAGAACGGAAAACCTACAGTTCAGCTTGGAAAAGTATTGCAGGTGCTCGAAGGTCTTGGATATGAAACTGTGCTGATACCAAAATTCAAAAAAAAGCTTATAAACTACATCAAAAAGAATCTGAGTGATGAATAA